One Campylobacter lari DNA segment encodes these proteins:
- a CDS encoding DUF2393 domain-containing membrane protein, with translation MNTQHIREQMIFYTTHLHLIDFLLMALVIFFFIITLFIALIIRNKPTFAFMVIFLGILCSASIAYLGYFLIDTKVRSRIASLDNAQFFVYDNSLSVDYSLTNTSKKSFKYCKLKVEVFKKNDDNSTFKNLMHTIKPLRSKSTIIEKTINPSQTINFKTKFSDFKEGQNFDIKIYSKCF, from the coding sequence ATGAACACCCAGCACATTCGAGAGCAAATGATTTTTTATACCACTCATTTGCACTTGATTGATTTTTTACTAATGGCTTTGGTTATATTTTTTTTCATTATCACTTTATTTATTGCTTTAATTATTAGAAACAAACCTACTTTTGCTTTTATGGTTATTTTTTTAGGAATTTTATGCTCAGCTAGCATAGCGTATTTGGGATATTTTTTAATTGATACTAAAGTTAGATCAAGAATAGCTAGTTTAGATAATGCTCAATTTTTTGTATACGACAACTCGCTTAGTGTTGATTATAGCTTAACAAACACTTCTAAAAAAAGTTTTAAGTATTGTAAATTAAAAGTAGAAGTCTTTAAAAAAAATGATGATAATAGCACTTTTAAAAATTTAATGCACACTATAAAACCTCTAAGAAGCAAATCTACCATTATAGAAAAAACAATAAACCCTAGCCAAACCATTAATTTTAAAACCAAATTTTCCG
- a CDS encoding prohibitin family protein has product MPADLNDYFNKKNNQNNNKQNLNFKAPEFNFKGFGKFSPLIYSAIAIILVFALFKPFAIVNSGEMGIKSTTGKYSPTPLEPGLHFFMPVLQKITIVDTRVRQINYASIEGVNENLQIGSGVVNKNSISVLDSRGLPVSIDVTVQYRLNPLQVPQTIATWGLNWENKIIDPVVRDVVRNVVGQYTAEELPTNRNTIAVQIDQGIRKTIESQPNEPAELQAVQLREIILPIKVKEQIERVQIAKQEAERTKYEVERANQEALKKAALAEGEANATIISAKGRASAVKIEADAQAYSNREIAKSLNNPLLDLKQIETQKQFNEALKVNKDAKIFLTPGGAVPNIWVDSKDSKRTSSVAN; this is encoded by the coding sequence ATGCCAGCTGATTTGAATGATTATTTTAATAAAAAAAACAATCAAAACAACAATAAGCAAAATTTAAATTTCAAAGCTCCTGAATTTAACTTCAAAGGTTTTGGAAAATTTTCTCCATTAATTTATAGTGCGATTGCGATTATTTTAGTTTTTGCGCTTTTTAAACCTTTTGCAATAGTTAATTCAGGGGAAATGGGGATCAAGTCTACCACAGGTAAATACAGCCCTACTCCGCTTGAACCAGGACTTCATTTTTTTATGCCGGTATTGCAAAAAATCACTATAGTAGATACTAGAGTAAGACAAATCAATTATGCTTCTATTGAAGGCGTAAATGAAAATTTACAAATAGGCTCAGGGGTTGTAAATAAAAATAGTATTTCCGTGCTTGATTCAAGAGGTTTACCTGTGTCTATTGATGTAACCGTTCAATATAGATTAAATCCTTTGCAAGTTCCTCAAACCATAGCTACTTGGGGGCTTAATTGGGAAAATAAAATCATTGACCCAGTTGTAAGAGATGTAGTAAGAAATGTGGTAGGTCAATATACCGCAGAAGAGCTTCCAACAAATCGTAACACCATAGCAGTGCAAATTGATCAAGGCATTAGAAAAACTATAGAAAGTCAACCAAATGAGCCTGCCGAGCTTCAAGCAGTTCAACTTAGAGAGATCATCTTGCCTATCAAAGTAAAAGAACAAATTGAAAGAGTGCAAATTGCCAAACAAGAGGCTGAAAGAACTAAATATGAAGTTGAAAGAGCTAATCAAGAAGCACTTAAAAAAGCAGCTTTAGCTGAAGGGGAGGCAAATGCAACCATCATTAGCGCTAAAGGTAGAGCAAGTGCGGTTAAAATAGAAGCTGATGCGCAAGCATATTCAAATAGAGAAATAGCAAAAAGTTTAAATAATCCTTTGCTTGATTTAAAACAAATCGAAACTCAAAAGCAGTTTAACGAAGCACTTAAGGTTAACAAAGACGCCAAAATTTTCTTAACACCTGGTGGAGCTGTGCCAAATATTTGGGTTGATAGTAAAGATAGCAAAAGAACAAGCTCAGTAGCAAACTAA